In Vulpes lagopus strain Blue_001 chromosome 1, ASM1834538v1, whole genome shotgun sequence, a genomic segment contains:
- the LOC121474464 gene encoding SLA class II histocompatibility antigen, DQ haplotype C beta chain-like: MSGKMTLCIPRGFWTAALMMILEVLSIPGAEGRDSPQDFVIQYKSQCSFTNGTERVRFLAKHIYNREELVRFDSDVGEFRAVTELGRPDAEYWNRQKEILEEKRAVVDRVCRHNYGVEESFTLQRRVEPTVTISPSRTEVLNHHNLLVCAVTDFYPGQIKVRWFRNDQEQTAGVVSTPLIRNGDWTFQILVMLEMTPQRGDVYTCHVEHASLQSPITVQWWAQSESAQSKMLSGIGGFVLGLIFLGLGLIIRHRSQKGSRESPPAGLLH, encoded by the exons ATGTCTGGGAAGATGACTCTGTGCATCCCCCGAGGCTTCTGGACAGCAGCTCTGATGATGATCCTGGAGGTGCTGAGCATCCCAGGGGCTGAGGGCAGAGACTCTCCAC AGGATTTCGTGATCCAGTATAAGTCCCAGTGCTCTTTCACCAACGGGACGGAGCGGGTGCGGTTTCTGGCTAAACACATCTATAACCGGGAGGAGTTGGTGCGCTTCGACAGCGACGTGGGGGAGTTCCGGGCGGTCACGGAGCTCGGGCGGCCCGATGCTGAGTACTGGAACCGGCAGAAGGAGATCTTGGAGGAGAAGCGGGCAGTGGTGGACCGGGTGTGCAGACACAACTACGGGGTGGAAGAGAGCTTCACGTTGCAGCGGCGAG TGGAACCGACAGTGACCATCTCCCCGTCCAGGACAGAGGTCCTGAACCACCACAATCTGCTGGTCTGCGCAGTGACAGATTTCTATCCAGGCCAGATCAAAGTCCGGTGGTTTCGGAATGACCAGGAGCAGACAGCTGGTGTCGTGTCCACTCCACTTATTAGGAATGGGGACTGGACCTTCCAGATCCTTGTGATGCTGGAGATGACTCCCCAGCGAGGAGATGTCTACACTTGCCATGTGGAGCACGCCAGCCTCCAGAGCCCCATCACAGTGCAGTGGT GGGCACAGTCTGAATCTGCTCAGAGCAAAATGCTGAGTGGCATTGGTGGCTTCGTGCTGGGGCTGATCTTCCTTGGGCTTGGCCTTATCATCCGTCACAGGAGCCAGAAAG GATCTCGGGAGTCTCCACCGGCAG GGCTCCTGCACTGA